A stretch of Caldanaerobius polysaccharolyticus DSM 13641 DNA encodes these proteins:
- a CDS encoding ABC1 kinase family protein: protein MLNKRNARRYREIVQILAKNGLYVLLNNLGVKVKGRKLLKDDVPLPVRIKNTLEELGPTFIKLGQMISLRTDLIPEDIANELAKLQDSAMPFDFNDAKKTFESELGYKFEDVFEWFGENPIASASIGQVYVARLKSTGEKVVVKIQRPNLDTMIESDMSILAEIARLLDERIKNRPVSFAEVVLELSTALKRELDYTLEARNAQKFRNLYKSSFYGSHVVIPKVYWEYTTKKVLTMEFIEGISVKDVEQIKRRHWDVKKIARIGANSFLEQVIDFGFFSRRSPSWKHYGFEQR, encoded by the coding sequence TTGTTAAACAAAAGAAATGCGCGAAGATACCGAGAAATTGTGCAAATACTAGCAAAAAACGGTTTATACGTGTTGTTAAATAACTTAGGGGTTAAGGTCAAAGGGAGAAAGCTACTAAAAGACGATGTGCCTTTGCCTGTTAGAATAAAAAATACCCTGGAAGAATTAGGCCCTACGTTTATAAAGTTGGGTCAGATGATAAGCCTAAGGACTGATTTGATACCGGAAGACATAGCCAACGAACTGGCGAAACTTCAAGACAGCGCCATGCCCTTTGACTTTAACGATGCTAAAAAGACTTTTGAAAGTGAACTGGGATATAAATTTGAGGATGTCTTCGAGTGGTTTGGTGAAAATCCTATTGCCTCTGCATCCATAGGTCAAGTTTATGTAGCAAGGTTGAAGTCCACCGGGGAAAAGGTGGTAGTGAAGATTCAACGTCCTAATCTGGACACCATGATAGAAAGCGATATGAGCATTCTGGCGGAGATCGCCCGCTTGTTAGATGAAAGGATAAAAAACAGACCTGTATCCTTTGCCGAAGTGGTTTTGGAGCTGTCTACTGCCTTGAAGAGAGAACTGGATTACACATTAGAAGCCAGAAATGCCCAGAAATTTCGCAACCTTTATAAGTCCTCTTTTTACGGCAGCCATGTGGTTATCCCTAAGGTTTACTGGGAGTACACCACTAAAAAGGTCCTCACCATGGAGTTTATCGAGGGTATAAGCGTAAAAGACGTGGAGCAGATAAAGAGAAGACATTGGGATGTTAAGAAAATCGCCCGCATTGGTGCCAATAGTTTTCTAGAGCAGGTCATTGATTTTGGCTTTTTTTCACGGAGATCCCCATCCTGGAAACATTATGGCTTTGAGCAGCGATAA
- the secD gene encoding protein translocase subunit SecD: MNYKNGLKFLLAVALIAVVSLATAFGVKIGSLNVKPVQDYIKLGLDFKGGVYATLVAQGKVDSDTINRAIAVIRNRVDMLGVTEPVITPLGSNAIMVQLPGIKDPEAAIKTLGQTAQLRFVGPDGKTILTGAEVKTSKAEMQVTSTGVEEPVVTLSFNVKGTKLFSDATQKFLGKPIAIYLDNKMISNPVVQAHITDGNAVITGSKSFDEASKLATLIRSGALPVPLKAEEVRAIGPTLGMDSMRESLMAGLYGIIIVMLFMIAYYRLPGFIADLALIIYTVITLIILALIHATLTLPGMAGIILSIGMAVDANIIIFERVKEELRNGKSLRSAIDAGFAKAFWTVFDANLTTIIAGIVLFYLGSGTIKGFAVTLVIGVLVSMFTAITLTRLLLKMLVNVNITNNLKLYGA, encoded by the coding sequence ATGAACTATAAAAATGGTTTGAAATTTCTTTTAGCGGTCGCTTTAATCGCGGTGGTTTCGTTGGCTACAGCGTTTGGAGTAAAGATTGGCAGTTTAAACGTAAAACCTGTTCAGGATTACATAAAATTAGGACTTGATTTTAAGGGCGGCGTTTACGCGACCCTTGTGGCCCAGGGTAAAGTCGATTCGGATACGATAAACAGGGCTATAGCTGTTATCAGAAACAGGGTGGACATGCTGGGCGTGACGGAACCGGTGATTACGCCTTTGGGCAGCAACGCGATAATGGTCCAGCTGCCGGGAATAAAGGACCCTGAAGCTGCCATAAAGACGTTGGGACAGACGGCGCAGTTGCGCTTTGTGGGACCTGATGGTAAGACCATATTGACAGGTGCGGAGGTTAAGACATCAAAGGCTGAGATGCAGGTAACCAGTACAGGCGTGGAGGAGCCAGTGGTCACGCTATCCTTTAACGTCAAAGGGACCAAGCTTTTTTCAGATGCCACGCAAAAATTTTTAGGGAAGCCTATAGCTATATACCTGGACAATAAAATGATATCAAATCCTGTGGTGCAGGCCCATATAACCGATGGCAATGCGGTAATAACAGGATCTAAATCTTTTGATGAAGCGTCAAAACTGGCAACACTTATAAGGTCAGGTGCCTTGCCTGTTCCCCTCAAAGCCGAGGAGGTAAGGGCGATAGGGCCTACACTGGGAATGGATTCTATGAGAGAGAGCTTAATGGCTGGATTATACGGTATAATCATCGTCATGTTATTTATGATCGCTTATTACAGACTGCCTGGTTTTATCGCTGACCTCGCATTGATAATATACACCGTCATAACACTGATTATATTAGCTCTCATACATGCTACGTTGACATTGCCTGGTATGGCCGGTATTATACTGTCTATAGGTATGGCAGTGGACGCTAATATAATCATCTTTGAGAGGGTTAAAGAGGAGCTGCGAAATGGTAAATCGCTGAGATCTGCTATAGATGCGGGTTTTGCCAAAGCTTTCTGGACGGTATTTGATGCCAATTTAACTACCATTATTGCGGGTATCGTGTTGTTTTATCTTGGGTCAGGTACCATAAAAGGCTTTGCAGTTACCCTCGTCATAGGTGTGTTGGTCAGCATGTTTACGGCCATTACACTTACTAGGTTGTTGTTGAAGATGCTTGTAAATGTCAATATTACCAATAATCTAAAGTTATACGGTGCATAA
- the scfB gene encoding thioether cross-link-forming SCIFF peptide maturase has translation MGIHKFEIDGSKIALDVNSSLLLALDDLSYRLLDYVDDKSVDDAIKDLNHIYGERDIIEAYEELAALKDNGTLFAPDPYEGEDLPYGEPVVKSLCLNVAHDCNLRCKYCFASTGNFKGQRKLMSSEVGKKAIDFLIAHSASRRHLEVDMFGGEPMMNFDVIKEIVEYGRDKADKEGKSINFTLTTNAILLDDKNMEYINENFYNVVLSLDGRPEVNDRMRILKDGSGSYGCIVDKILKMVQMRKEKEYYVRGTYTRYNLDFAQDVLHMVDLGIDRVSVEPVVAPEDADYALQEQDLPVIRDQYRFLAHEYIKRYREGKPFIFFHFNVDLDEGPCLQKRIKGCGAGNEYLAVTPDGDIYPCHQFVGINKYKMGNVIRKELDRDMQLKFMKTNIYTKSRCRICWARYFCSGGCHASAHQFSGSLDVPHRLSCEILKIRLECALMIKAVLSNENLYAKEADTNEL, from the coding sequence TTGGGTATTCATAAATTTGAGATTGACGGCAGTAAGATAGCTTTGGATGTAAACAGCAGCTTGCTTTTGGCTTTAGACGATTTGTCTTACCGGCTGTTGGATTACGTGGATGACAAATCAGTAGATGATGCTATTAAGGACCTAAACCACATTTATGGAGAGCGTGATATAATAGAGGCATATGAAGAGCTAGCGGCCCTTAAGGACAATGGCACACTTTTTGCGCCAGATCCTTATGAGGGTGAAGATTTACCTTATGGGGAACCTGTAGTTAAGTCGCTGTGCCTAAACGTAGCCCATGATTGTAATTTAAGGTGTAAGTACTGTTTTGCGTCCACGGGGAATTTTAAAGGCCAAAGAAAGTTGATGAGCTCTGAGGTAGGCAAAAAAGCCATAGACTTTTTAATAGCCCATTCGGCTTCCCGCCGTCACCTTGAGGTGGATATGTTTGGCGGGGAACCTATGATGAATTTTGATGTGATAAAAGAAATCGTGGAATATGGAAGAGATAAAGCTGATAAAGAGGGCAAGTCTATAAATTTTACATTGACCACCAATGCTATTTTACTGGATGATAAAAATATGGAATATATAAATGAAAACTTCTACAACGTAGTGCTAAGCCTTGACGGCAGACCTGAAGTCAACGACAGGATGAGAATTCTGAAAGACGGCAGTGGCAGCTATGGTTGCATAGTGGATAAGATATTAAAAATGGTCCAGATGAGAAAAGAAAAGGAGTATTATGTGCGAGGGACTTATACGCGCTATAACCTTGACTTTGCCCAGGACGTCTTACATATGGTAGATCTGGGCATAGACAGGGTGTCTGTGGAACCTGTTGTAGCACCAGAAGATGCGGATTATGCGTTGCAGGAGCAAGACCTTCCTGTTATAAGGGATCAGTATAGGTTTTTAGCGCATGAATATATAAAAAGGTATAGAGAAGGAAAGCCATTTATTTTTTTTCATTTCAATGTGGATTTAGATGAAGGGCCATGTCTGCAAAAGAGGATAAAGGGCTGTGGAGCCGGTAATGAGTATCTGGCGGTAACCCCTGATGGCGATATTTATCCATGCCATCAATTTGTGGGTATAAATAAATATAAAATGGGAAATGTCATAAGAAAAGAGCTTGACAGGGATATGCAGCTTAAATTCATGAAGACAAATATTTATACGAAGTCTCGATGCAGAATATGCTGGGCAAGGTATTTTTGCAGCGGTGGATGTCATGCCAGTGCACATCAGTTTAGCGGTAGTTTGGATGTTCCACATCGCTTAAGCTGTGAAATCCTTAAAATAAGGCTTGAGTGTGCGCTTATGATCAAAGCGGTTTTGTCAAATGAGAATTTGTATGCGAAGGAGGCAGACACCAATGAACTATAA
- a CDS encoding TIGR04086 family membrane protein, whose protein sequence is MAKVQRESMIGVRGIIKATVLGLILSLVSFLIYALVLAYTPVSESTVPIFISVIMAISVFIAGIVAAKIAQNMGWLNGTLTGVCYALVLLLLNAMVFGDMTAGLFLSNLAICAVSGALGGMIGINL, encoded by the coding sequence ATGGCAAAGGTTCAGCGCGAGAGCATGATTGGCGTAAGGGGTATAATAAAGGCAACGGTATTGGGGCTGATTTTATCTCTTGTGTCATTCTTGATTTATGCGTTGGTGCTTGCGTATACGCCTGTTTCAGAGTCCACCGTGCCTATATTCATATCTGTAATCATGGCTATAAGCGTATTTATCGCTGGTATTGTAGCTGCTAAAATTGCCCAGAATATGGGCTGGTTAAACGGTACTCTGACGGGGGTATGTTATGCCTTAGTGCTTTTGTTGCTAAACGCCATGGTATTTGGTGATATGACAGCAGGTTTGTTTCTTTCTAATCTGGCTATATGCGCTGTGTCTGGGGCTTTAGGAGGGATGATTGGAATAAACTTGTGA
- the queA gene encoding tRNA preQ1(34) S-adenosylmethionine ribosyltransferase-isomerase QueA — protein MNVHDFYYDLPEELIAQEPLKQRDSSRMMVLHRDDGSIEHRVFRDVVNFLNPGDCLVLNDTRVIPARLIGHKKDTQGTMEFLLLRKLSMDTWEVLVKPGRRAKIGARFVFGNGELEAEVLDVTEAGGRVVRFFYQGVFEEILDQLGKMPLPPYIKKSLDDKERYQTVYSKHEGSAAAPTAGLHFTNELLDIIEKKGVNIVFITLHVGLGTFRPVRVEKVEDHRMHSEFYIVTDEAAQVLNNARRKGGRIVAVGTTSVRTLETVTDDSGVVHSGSGWTDIFIYPGHKFKAVDGLITNFHLPESTLIMLVSAFAGYDNVMRAYHEAIKERYRFYSFGDAMLII, from the coding sequence ATGAACGTACACGATTTTTATTACGACTTGCCAGAGGAGTTGATAGCTCAGGAACCATTAAAGCAGAGAGATAGCTCAAGGATGATGGTCCTCCACAGGGACGATGGAAGCATAGAGCATAGGGTATTCAGGGATGTGGTGAACTTTTTAAACCCTGGGGATTGCCTGGTATTAAATGACACGAGGGTAATTCCTGCCAGGCTTATAGGCCATAAAAAGGACACACAAGGCACTATGGAGTTCCTGCTTCTGAGAAAGCTATCTATGGATACGTGGGAAGTGTTGGTGAAACCAGGGCGCAGAGCGAAAATTGGAGCGAGGTTTGTGTTCGGCAATGGAGAACTGGAAGCAGAGGTCTTGGATGTTACTGAGGCAGGAGGGAGAGTAGTAAGATTCTTTTATCAAGGGGTGTTTGAAGAAATACTGGATCAATTAGGTAAAATGCCGCTTCCTCCGTACATAAAGAAGTCTTTGGACGATAAGGAGCGCTACCAAACGGTTTACTCCAAGCATGAGGGTTCTGCTGCCGCACCTACCGCAGGGCTTCATTTTACCAATGAGCTGTTGGATATTATAGAAAAAAAGGGAGTAAATATAGTATTTATAACATTGCACGTGGGGTTGGGCACGTTTAGGCCCGTAAGAGTAGAGAAGGTAGAAGACCATCGGATGCATTCGGAATTTTACATCGTTACCGACGAGGCGGCGCAGGTATTAAACAATGCTAGAAGGAAAGGTGGCCGAATTGTAGCTGTAGGGACTACATCTGTGAGAACTTTAGAGACCGTAACTGACGATAGCGGAGTGGTACACAGCGGCTCAGGTTGGACTGATATATTTATATATCCAGGGCACAAATTTAAAGCAGTGGATGGCTTAATAACCAATTTTCACCTACCTGAATCCACCTTGATAATGTTGGTGTCCGCTTTTGCGGGCTACGATAACGTTATGAGAGCTTATCATGAGGCTATAAAGGAAAGATATAGGTTTTACAGTTTTGGAGATGCTATGTTGATTATTTGA
- the yajC gene encoding preprotein translocase subunit YajC — MTQQAGAAVAVVVQLLLFVAIFYLFLILPQQRRDKREKKMLDSLKPGDEIITKSGIYGKVLNIKDDTLTIEVGADKVRLKIAKWAVGKVLTIKD; from the coding sequence ATGACGCAACAAGCAGGAGCTGCGGTGGCTGTAGTAGTGCAACTTTTGCTGTTTGTAGCGATATTTTACTTGTTTCTCATTTTACCGCAACAGCGCAGGGATAAAAGAGAAAAGAAGATGCTTGATTCTCTCAAGCCTGGTGATGAGATTATCACTAAAAGCGGTATTTATGGCAAGGTGCTTAATATAAAAGATGATACCCTAACGATAGAGGTGGGGGCCGACAAAGTAAGGCTCAAAATTGCCAAATGGGCGGTAGGTAAAGTATTGACCATAAAAGACTGA
- a CDS encoding phasin family protein has protein sequence MLKDIMLAGIGLVSLTKDKAQEIASELVKRGEIAKNDENAFVNRMMKSAEEQSQKLKERISEEIEKLIKSSNVVTRSEFEELKQRVEALEKRIEQNQ, from the coding sequence ATGTTAAAAGATATAATGCTGGCAGGAATCGGGCTGGTCTCGCTGACCAAAGACAAGGCACAGGAAATCGCCAGTGAGTTAGTGAAACGTGGGGAGATCGCTAAGAACGATGAAAACGCCTTTGTAAACAGGATGATGAAGTCGGCAGAAGAGCAGAGCCAGAAATTAAAAGAAAGGATATCTGAAGAAATTGAAAAACTGATAAAATCTTCTAATGTGGTGACGCGCAGCGAATTTGAAGAGTTAAAGCAAAGAGTGGAGGCCTTAGAGAAGCGAATAGAACAAAATCAGTAA
- the tgt gene encoding tRNA guanosine(34) transglycosylase Tgt, translated as MLTFEVQKQEKNTMARLGYLKTSHGIVETPVFMPVGTQATVKAMTPDELEEIGAKIILSNTYHLYLRPGHRLIEKAGGLHRFMGWKGSVLTDSGGFQIFSLNKLRSISEEGVEFTSHLDGSRHFITPEDNMKIQNALGADIIMALDECVPYPADYEYVKRSMELTLCWAKRCKEAHGRPDDQALFGIVQGGTYRDLRVESAKRTVELDFPGYAVGGLSVGEEKEVMYEVLEYTTPLLPYDKPRYLMGVGSPDALIEGVIRGIDMFDCVLPTRIARNGTVMTSRGKLVIRNAEYAEDFRPLDEECDCYACKNFSRAYIRHLFKAGEILAARLATIHNLRFLIKLMENIRQAIKEDRLLDFKKEFFTKYGYERGEEA; from the coding sequence TTGCTGACGTTTGAAGTGCAAAAGCAAGAAAAAAATACGATGGCACGATTAGGCTATCTCAAGACGTCCCATGGCATTGTAGAGACACCTGTTTTCATGCCTGTGGGCACTCAAGCTACGGTAAAGGCGATGACCCCTGATGAATTAGAAGAAATAGGAGCGAAGATAATACTTTCTAATACGTATCACCTGTATTTAAGGCCAGGCCATAGGCTTATAGAAAAGGCAGGGGGACTACACAGATTCATGGGATGGAAGGGTTCTGTTCTGACAGATAGTGGGGGCTTTCAGATTTTCAGCCTGAACAAGCTGAGGAGTATATCTGAAGAAGGCGTTGAATTTACATCGCACCTTGACGGCTCAAGGCATTTTATTACTCCTGAGGACAATATGAAAATACAGAATGCCCTTGGAGCAGATATAATCATGGCCCTTGATGAATGCGTGCCATATCCAGCGGATTACGAGTACGTAAAAAGATCCATGGAGTTAACGCTGTGCTGGGCTAAAAGGTGTAAAGAGGCCCATGGGCGCCCTGATGACCAGGCTTTGTTTGGGATTGTACAAGGAGGAACCTACAGAGATCTGAGGGTGGAGAGCGCTAAGAGGACGGTAGAGCTGGACTTTCCAGGATATGCTGTTGGAGGATTAAGCGTAGGTGAAGAGAAAGAAGTCATGTACGAGGTGTTGGAGTATACGACTCCTTTATTGCCCTATGATAAACCCCGATATCTCATGGGAGTGGGCAGTCCCGATGCCCTTATAGAAGGTGTTATAAGGGGTATCGACATGTTTGATTGTGTTTTACCTACGAGGATTGCAAGGAATGGCACTGTTATGACAAGCCGCGGTAAACTGGTTATAAGGAATGCGGAGTACGCGGAGGATTTCAGGCCGTTGGATGAGGAGTGCGATTGCTATGCCTGTAAAAATTTTTCCAGAGCTTATATAAGGCACCTATTTAAAGCCGGGGAAATCCTTGCAGCCAGGCTTGCGACGATTCACAACCTGCGCTTTTTAATAAAGCTGATGGAGAATATAAGACAGGCTATAAAAGAAGACAGATTGCTGGATTTTAAAAAAGAGTTTTTTACAAAGTATGGTTATGAAAGGGGGGAAGAGGCATGA
- the secF gene encoding protein translocase subunit SecF yields MGIFIAKRNIWFGISLAIILVGFIFTALHGGINYGVDFAGGTLMQIDFHKPVDKALVKQINDVLSSMNLLKESYVQQVGNNPNVAQIKTRSLSDQERVTLFQNLKEKFNLPESEPLSTTKVGPSMGITLRNQAILAVVVASILMLVYITIRFEFKFGVAAVLALLHDLLILYAAYAILNIPINTPFVAAMLTVLGYSINDTIVIFDRIRDNLKIMRREKYDVIADKSIMETLARSINTLLTVIITLVALYFFGGPPIREFVLPLLIGIVSGGYSSIFIASPIWYILKNREVSKRASYKTN; encoded by the coding sequence GTGGGAATCTTTATAGCGAAGAGGAATATATGGTTTGGTATATCCTTAGCCATAATCCTGGTGGGCTTTATATTCACAGCGCTGCACGGTGGAATAAATTACGGTGTTGATTTTGCTGGCGGCACGCTGATGCAAATAGATTTTCACAAGCCTGTAGATAAGGCCTTGGTGAAACAGATTAACGATGTCTTGAGCAGCATGAACCTTTTAAAGGAGAGCTATGTCCAGCAAGTAGGCAACAACCCTAATGTGGCGCAGATAAAAACCAGAAGCCTTTCTGATCAGGAAAGGGTAACTCTGTTCCAGAATTTGAAAGAAAAATTTAATTTGCCTGAAAGCGAACCACTTTCTACAACCAAAGTAGGTCCTTCTATGGGAATTACATTGAGAAATCAGGCTATACTAGCTGTTGTTGTGGCGTCTATTTTGATGCTAGTGTATATAACCATAAGATTTGAATTTAAGTTTGGTGTGGCGGCTGTTCTGGCTTTGCTTCATGATTTATTAATACTTTATGCTGCCTATGCTATTTTGAACATACCGATAAATACGCCTTTTGTTGCTGCTATGCTTACAGTCCTGGGTTATTCTATAAATGACACGATAGTTATATTTGACAGGATAAGAGACAACCTGAAGATCATGAGAAGAGAAAAGTACGATGTGATAGCGGATAAGAGTATAATGGAAACGTTAGCCAGGTCTATAAATACGTTGTTGACTGTTATAATAACGCTGGTGGCCTTATACTTCTTCGGCGGGCCGCCGATAAGGGAATTTGTCCTGCCACTTCTTATAGGGATTGTGAGCGGAGGTTATTCTTCTATTTTCATAGCAAGCCCTATATGGTATATACTTAAGAATAGGGAGGTTTCAAAGAGGGCATCATATAAAACAAATTAA
- the scfA gene encoding six-cysteine ranthipeptide SCIFF has protein sequence MKHVKIINKGRVVYGDVRRYGCGECQSSCQSACKTSCTVANQVCLHNK, from the coding sequence GTGAAACACGTGAAGATCATAAACAAAGGCAGAGTAGTATATGGCGATGTGAGAAGGTATGGATGCGGTGAATGCCAGTCATCGTGCCAGTCGGCTTGCAAGACTTCGTGTACGGTGGCAAATCAGGTTTGCTTACATAACAAATAA
- a CDS encoding AarF/UbiB family protein: protein MAFFHGDPHPGNIMALSSDKIAYIDFGTVGKMDRIQRKFLYNLFDGFAKNDLDFMVEEFEEMGCIGPKTDILSLKRDLRDIVDFYYGASIKDVNVKDMVNHLMRIIYKNKIVLPPDFTMLFKALITIEGVGKVLDPDFNISTLIRDYSVRKFKRELNILEHIDESIPEMKKLLRLTYKFPYIVYDLLKKWDRGDISVEIRYSDVDKMRSDIKSSANRLSLSIIASALIIGSSFALQLKTGPRLWGMPLLGIVGYFIAVVIGLWLIGSIIVSSWLKK, encoded by the coding sequence TTGGCTTTTTTTCACGGAGATCCCCATCCTGGAAACATTATGGCTTTGAGCAGCGATAAGATAGCGTATATAGATTTTGGCACCGTAGGGAAAATGGATAGAATACAAAGGAAATTTTTATACAATCTTTTTGACGGGTTTGCAAAAAACGACTTGGATTTCATGGTGGAAGAATTTGAGGAAATGGGTTGTATTGGCCCTAAAACCGATATTTTATCTTTAAAGAGGGATTTAAGGGATATCGTGGATTTTTATTATGGAGCTTCTATAAAAGACGTAAACGTAAAAGACATGGTGAATCACCTTATGAGGATAATTTATAAAAATAAAATCGTTTTGCCTCCTGATTTCACCATGTTATTCAAGGCGTTGATAACCATCGAAGGCGTAGGCAAGGTTTTAGACCCTGATTTTAATATATCCACGCTTATAAGGGATTATTCTGTGCGCAAATTTAAAAGAGAATTAAATATCCTTGAACACATCGATGAAAGCATACCGGAGATGAAGAAGCTGTTGCGTTTGACTTACAAATTTCCTTATATTGTATACGACCTTCTGAAGAAATGGGACAGAGGGGATATAAGCGTTGAGATTAGGTATAGCGATGTAGATAAAATGAGAAGCGATATAAAAAGTTCGGCTAACAGGTTGTCGTTGAGCATTATCGCATCGGCTCTTATAATTGGCTCTTCCTTCGCGCTACAGTTAAAAACAGGGCCTAGATTATGGGGTATGCCGCTGCTCGGCATCGTAGGTTATTTTATAGCAGTTGTAATAGGCCTGTGGCTCATAGGTTCCATAATCGTAAGCAGCTGGCTGAAAAAATAA